The genomic stretch GAACCCCTTGTCTAAATTCCCTCAAGCTGAATTTTGATCCAAGTTCTATGGTGAAACCAGGGCAGGCTAGTGTTGGAGGTGCATTCAAGATCAAAAGGGATCCTAGTTTTCTTGGGATCTGTTGGTGTTGGAGATTCAATAGTAGCATATACACTGGTTGTTGACCAGTGGCCTTATTGTTCGAGTGGTCACATTGGAATAGTGGATCAACCAATTAAGTTGGCCCTCATCCTATGGCGAAGCTTGGTTCTTCAGCTTTGCCCTTTGCCCTTTGCCCTTTGCCCTTTGCCTTTTGTCCTTTGTCTTTTAGGGTAATGATACCTTGTTTTGTTTCACCTGTGTGGGACCGTTCAATGTATTTCTCTATCTTTTTCAGCGAAAGCTTTTATACTGAAGAAACAATGAAGAAAGCTGCTACTTAAAATGCCCTAGTAATTTAAGCATCTGATATCTTTGCATACCCTCCCCTCACCATATGATTTCTCATGTGGCATTGTTTGTAAGAGAGCATAAAATATAGGAGTATGTAGCACTTTCTGAGCAAATCCGAGTGCTATGGTAGATTATTCTGATCACAAGCATGTCATATTGAATTTATTTCTCCTTGGTATATGTTAGCAGGAGAACAAGATAAAAgatgagaaaaggaaagaatctTTTTGTCATTCTCTTCAATTTTCTTTCcaaacaaacataaccttaatTTCTGAATGTAATGGTGGGTACATTGAATATTGACTCTTAATAATCCACGTGGTTCATGGGGGGAAAATATATTCTTTTCCAAGACCAGTATCCTTTCaacttttggatttttatttttagaagtgTTGACATAATGCTTTTTATATAGTGCTCATCATTGTCTGCCCTCTTAGTAAATGGAGTCAGAATTACTAGTGGTTTTTTATGTTCTAAAGCTGAAATTTTGGCTATCATGCCATTCTCTGTCATGTTATTAGATTGGGTTTTAGCTAAaggctatgaatctgctaaaaATGATTAATCTTTTTCACCCTATTTAGAAATGACCCTCTCCCCCACTTTTACATCTGTCCAGGTTCTAGCCTTGGTTGGGGACCAACTTGATTATGGGGATAACATTTGTGGTGCGGTACTAAGTATTCGCTTTAATGAAGATATATTGTCTGTCTGGAATCGCAATGCATCTGATCACCAGGTTAGTATTACTTATCCTACCATCATATGGGTTATCATACCTGCTCATTGTTGTGGATTAGCAAGTAGAAAACTGATACTTCTTCAATTCTGTTATCTTACATTGCTATACTTTTTGCATTAGGCTGTGATGGCTTTAAGAGATGCGATCAAACGGCAGTTAAAGCTTCCGCATGGCtatgtgatggaatacaaggcCCATGATGCTTCTTTACGAGACAACTCATCATATAGAAACACATGGTTGAGAGGATAGTGACATGGTGGCTTCGCTCCTTGTAATCAGGGATGGAACCTTTTGCTTTCATTGAGCTTAAAAGAATCCCGTTCTTTCCTAATGGTTCTGGTGTCCTCCCTGGTTTGTATGAAGCCATCTAATTTTCACAGTTATTCAGTAGGGGGACCTGATAACTTAAAACAGGTTTGATATCAATATGGGCATCTTCACTGTTACTAAGAGAATGCTTTGTTCAGAGGTTTATGTTTTCTTCAGTTGTTGATCCTACTGTATTAGGGGATGCTGAAATGGTATTAAGACAAGGTAGAACATCTTATATGGCCTGTGGGGAAGCCTTTACTTGACAGAGTCCATATTGTTGTGCCACATGAAGAGGAATGTGGcattctgaccattggatatgTAGAGAATGGTCTGGATTAGACGTGTTTTAAATTTCATATCCAAATTTGTCACTTCCATTTATTGGCATTTTGTACTTATATTTTCGTTGGTTTATTtcttttcaaccattttttcaTGAAGTTTCACTTTTTACTGGATTTTCAGTTACGTATTTTTTTGTCACTTGATCAATCTTTGTTTGGGTTATTTCAtctgggaggggaggggaggggagggagagggagagggggagggagagggagaggggaagggTGGGGCTTTGTTTAGGTTAAAGTCTGACGTGTGAGTTAGGAACTGTGGTGTTCACCTATCCAGAAAATTTCAGCAGGCATGTGATCTTCTACGGTAGAATGTGCTGTGCAAGGCCTCCATTAGTGGACCAGCTGCCTGCCCCTAAGATAGTACCCCGCTGCAGAGATTTTGTAAAGACTTTAGTATATTTAAGATGGGATTTTCTTATCGAGACCTAGGTgtcaaataatatatatatatatatatatattcaattaaagtaatttttgtcatttcacgtgttaaaaaaatgtgcaaaataattacaattttttacAATAACATAGGGGAAAAAAACATTCCATGATCCCACAGGTGTGAGGGCGAATGAGAGACGTACATAGACATCAACAAGGggtaggtttttgggtttcatagGGGCGGGGTGTTATTTTTCCATCCTCTATGTCTGGCCGTAGAGGCCACATTATCTGGGAATATTCATTATACTATTACCATAAGACAAGTACctctcaaattattttgaattttttttacaattaatttaaataattttttgacaataaaaaaagaggCAGTCCATATAAGGTgtcaagctctctctctctctctctctctctctcatatactCGCACACAAAATGACCTCTCTACTCTCCAGGAAACTGTTTTGTCATTCTTTGAGTTACACTCGCTATGCCGCTTGCTTAGAGAACCCTTTCCCTAAAAGACTACACTAGTGTAGAGACTACTAAGATGGTGAGACTATAGGATTTAACATTGAGGCTGAAATATTACATGCAGCTGATCTAGATCATTCTAAAGATCAAATCATAAATACCATATCTAAGTGCACAGACCAGTTAATATTAGATGGTCTGCAACAAAGGGGTTCCTGATCTGTCCTCAGCATATTCCATAGCATTTCCTTGAACTCAATTATTTTCCCACCCATACCAAATACCACCACAGCACAACTGTCCCGTCCCCCATTGTCACAGCCTAAGAACTATGGTTGGGCATTTGAGCTACCCTATGCCTTTGCCTGATTTAACCCAAGCCTTTTCACACCAACTGCCATAGGACAAACCCTACACCAGTCGAGCCTTAGCCAACTCTCCCTACAATCAAAGGTAAGATACCCCGGTTATCAAAAGTTCATCTTTCCACATAGGCCTTTAATGGCAAAAGCAGACTCAGATTTTAAGCAAATCATGAGTATgtagaatggaaaaaaaaaaaaggtaaaatgatCGTACATTTGCTCTCTTGGTTCTGCATTGTGATCTTGAGAAACTTTGATAGGGGCTGTTGAACCATTATatagagagaaaggaaggaggggagggggggatcCTATATGACATGCACTTAATTTTTCTAAAGGAAATCTAGACCAGGGAAGTCCATCCACATCAAATCTACCGTGTTTCCAGATATCCTCCTGTCTAGACCAACCAGCAAAGCTTTGATCCAGTCTTGGATGCAATAGACCACACCTAAACAGCTGACTGAAGCCCAATGATACCTGCCAGACAACAACATAATGTGAATATTGTATTCTGAATTCCTCCATGTATGAGTCAGATTCGAAATGTTACAAAGAAATCAAACAGAACATAAGAAACCGTTCGGTAATGGCATAGACATATATTTGGCACACATTCAACAAGTTGGCCATTGAACATTTCCTCCAAACCTCACTCGTTTCAGGGGGTTGGATCCGTTCAATCTAAACCCTCTGGATCAATAGCTAAATGTTTTACCACAAGGTTCGGAGGAAATGCAAGATTCTGTGGTTCCAACCATCCAGTGAGGGTGGTGTCTGGCCAAAGAAAACTCCAAGGGCCTTAAAATGATCGTTTTCCTCTCCTTTGCCCAAGCACACTATGAAATGGTCTACATTTTAGATTATACCCAATACCCATGTTTCACaacagaacaaagaagcaaCCATATGTTATGGTAGTGGGTTGAGACTGGAGTTACCGCATCCGATTCTTCCACCCGCATTTCCAGTTGTCTTGCTAAGTTCATGCCCACCTGTAGCATAAAATAATAGTAATTTAGAATGAAGAAGACcaattctgaaaataaaatttaggaGCCTAACAAACTTAAGAATTATGTGCCTTTAATTGTTCCTAGTATCTCTACTATCAGTAACGGTCTAAAGTTCCATGACTCACAAATACTAAGTGTCTGATGCTGGTTTAGGAATGCCAAACTAAGGACAGGGAATTCCCTTTGTATCATAGAAAAATGCTCATCGTAGGATGCTTAATGGCAACTGACAGAAATTGAGTTCACAAGACAAGGCAAACTCTCTTAGTTTCTGTgctttattatttaattatatgcATTTATTTCTTAAATAATGTAACATTACTGTTTGATCATTCTGCTCTAATGGTGCCACCATCACCAAAACCCCCCCCAAAAAANNNNNNNNNNNNNNNNNNNNaaaaaaaaaaaaaaaaaaaactcatcaaTCCTAAAACTCCTATAGCCCTCTTGACATCTCACCACCATTGAACTTGACATCACCTTGTCCATTCCCTCAGATTATGTTCACCCTTGCTCCCTCAACTAGACCTACAGAACGAAATTGTTCCAATATGTAGGACAACCATAAAATCCTCTAATATAGAATTGCTCGCAGAGCACCCTGCTTGATCTGCAAGAACCCAGAAGTTGGCACATCCAGATTAGGCAAGGACAGTCCCtaaaaattgagttttgggCATTCTCTAGAGGGGAAGCTTGCAAAAGGATTAGACCATTACCTTTTCCACAGCCAACTCTTCCATTCTTCAATAAATTAGCCCCCAACAGCACTTTTGATCATTATATCAAAAGCTCTCCTTTTGGTACCCTTGAATGTATCAAATGAACGGGGCTCAACCAGGTCCAAACTGGTGATTTCCTATTTTGCAGacaagtcttaggttatgttgTTATCTACCGAAAAGCCTGAGCTATGGATTACATCATAATAATAGAATAAGTCAGGAGATTAGTTTTTTCACCATTGTTGGATATGTTATGAGTTTTATCTTTTGCCCGCACACTgattgatactcaaggacagctAAGAAATAGCCAAAATTATGACAAAGTTCATTAAGATTTGCCTTGTCGTGAACTCAAtttgaaaatgatgaaatatgATCGATCAATTGCACTTTAATGATTCATAAGCCTCTTCAACCTATAGCAGTCAGTATTGTTTGTTTATCCAACCAGAACCACTTTGCAATGCATCATGATGTCCCAAGGTTTTCTGGTGTCTTTCTATCTAGTAAAATGAGTATTGACCAGAAGAGGTCTTAGAGATTTAAGCTAGGGAGcctgtaaaattttcagaaaggcaTAAAGAATTTAAGAAGAATGTAAGAATTCATACCTTTACCAAGATCATCAGGATCAGCATGTACAACAACTGCCCTTCCCAATATTGAATGCTGGCCACTTAGAGGAATCTACAAATTCACAAACAAAGGAGAAATAATCTTTTGAGAATACCAATGCTTTCACAAGAATAAGATGTACATCTGAAGGAATGGGGTTGAAATAACAGTTCAAGTTATAGTCTATAGAAAATGAATTTCACCACCTGCTTATCCATGATGGAGATCTCAGCAATTCCTAGAAGACAGAAATCCAGCTTCATTTAGAttaagaagggggaaaaaaaaaaaaaaaacttctttaCCAGAATCCAAGGAGAGCAAGTAGATAGAATAGAAGGCAAGTATACAAACCATCGGGGCCAGCAAATATGTTTCCCAGGTCACCCGCATGCCGCTCTTGATCAGAAGGAGCTCCATGATTCTTACTCAGTGGATTGAAATGTGGGCCTGAAGCAAAGGGACACCTCAATCGATCAAAATCCAGAAGCAAGATGGGTAAGCAAATCGAACATCCATTGGAAATCAGGAAAAGAGGAGAAACAGGTAGAAGTCAAGATTGATGGAAGGTAATTAACAGAAGATAACGCAAACAGAGAATGACCCACCAGTGGAATTGCAGCCATTGGTGGTGTCACCAAGTGCATGAATATGGAAACCATGGAGACCTGGGGAGAGGCCCATGATCTTCCCTTTGACATGAGTAGCTCCTGTATTCAATCAAACAAATTGATTATAAATTCCCagtcgattttgatttttgagagataaaaaatatttactAATTGATCAACCAATTCCCAGCCCATATTTaatgtttagagagagagagagaccgttGGCATCCTGGAGGAACTGAAGAGAGCCTCTGACGTTGTTGTCGCCGGTGATTAGAGCAACAGCCTTGACAGTTCCCTTTGCAGccatttttatcttattttccctttaatGTGGTCACTGGGTTTTCGTGTTTCCCTTCTTTCGGATGAGCTTAGCCTCTCGTGCCTCACAGAAGAATCATGAAGCCTCTTTCTACTGACCAGATCCGAATGGGACGAATATTAATTACAAGATAAGtatgtttgattttgttttacaTCTACTAATAAACCTACTTGTTATGTAAAGTTCTTGTGCAAGAGATTGAAAATATAGGACTTACTGAAGCAATTGCATTTTAATACATGGGCCAATGAGAGAGCATATGAGAGCATCTTTAGTATGAGACGGTATAATCTTTTTGCATCAGCTATGTCTAGACATGTCCTTATATCAACAGAAAGCGTTTTTTCTTCCTAACccttttttaaggaaaaaataacACTATCCACTTGTGTGTGTCTATCCCTAGACAAAACTGGTGCATAAAGATTATGTTGCCCTGCACTAAAGATGCTCCCGTGCATCCTCTCATTGGCCTGTATATTGGTGTATATTTACACCAATAGGTTAGTGTTCTCTTACCTTTCTTTTTATGTCCtggatctaattttttttttttttttcttttatcttcctATAGTGAAGTCTAGGAGTATTAAATGATTAGTTCGATTTAGTTTTGACTGTTTTCGGCTACTTCAAATATCAGCTTAATCGCATTTCAGGTCAATAAGGAGTTCAATTTAAAAAACCTAATCCAAAACTGATAATTATTGATTATTGTAATTGTCTCTACTCGGTTCTATCTTGATTCTCTTACATAAAAAAAGGATTGAGTTTTTCTTCAGAACAGGGTCTTTAGTTGGGTAGGAAAATGTATACACACCACTTGGGGTGTATAATCAACTTTGTCCAATAGGGGGTGAGAGAGATGTTTAATGACCCTTGGATGGTGGCCAACACTGTAGAAAGACTTTCCCTataaaaaaatgtgggttttttttttttttttt from Macadamia integrifolia cultivar HAES 741 chromosome 14, SCU_Mint_v3, whole genome shotgun sequence encodes the following:
- the LOC122061698 gene encoding superoxide dismutase [Cu-Zn] 2, whose amino-acid sequence is MAAKGTVKAVALITGDNNVRGSLQFLQDANGATHVKGKIMGLSPGLHGFHIHALGDTTNGCNSTGPHFNPLSKNHGAPSDQERHAGDLGNIFAGPDGIAEISIMDKQIPLSGQHSILGRAVVVHADPDDLGKGGHELSKTTGNAGGRIGCGIIGLQSAV